In Streptomyces sp. NBC_00448, the following are encoded in one genomic region:
- a CDS encoding sugar porter family MFS transporter has translation MTSTTTAAGTSGQVPPPTEHLGHVIFITAAAAMGGFLFGYDSSVINGAVEAIRSKYDIGSAALAQVIAIALIGCAIGAATAGRIADRIGRIRCMQISSVLFTISAIGSALPFALWDLAMWRIIGGFAIGMASVIGPAYIAEVSPPAYRGRLASFQQGAIVLGIAISQLVNYGILQAANGDQRGHLIGLEAWQVMLGVMVIPAVIYGLLSFAIPESPRFLLAVGRDKEARSVLAEVEAKGTDLDARMNQIRTAMHREHKASFRDLLSSKRGRMPNFMPIVWIGIGLSAFQQLVGINVAFYYSATLWQSVGIDPTSSFLYSFTTSIVNIIGTVIAMIFVDRIGRRPLALIGSTGMTIALALEAWAFSSKHGATLPNAEGTVALVAAHCFVLFFALSWGVVVWVFLGEMFPNKIRAAALGVAASAQWIANWAITASFPSLADWNLSGTYVIYTCFALASIPFVLLFVKETKGKSLEEMG, from the coding sequence TTGACCAGCACCACGACAGCGGCCGGCACGTCGGGCCAGGTGCCGCCGCCGACCGAGCACCTCGGCCACGTCATCTTCATCACCGCGGCCGCCGCGATGGGCGGCTTCCTCTTCGGCTACGACAGTTCGGTGATCAACGGCGCGGTCGAGGCGATCCGCTCCAAGTACGACATCGGTTCGGCGGCGCTCGCCCAGGTGATCGCGATCGCGCTGATCGGCTGTGCGATCGGAGCCGCCACGGCGGGCCGGATCGCCGACCGGATCGGCCGCATCCGCTGTATGCAGATCTCCTCGGTGCTCTTCACCATCAGCGCGATCGGCTCCGCGCTGCCGTTCGCGCTGTGGGACCTGGCGATGTGGCGGATCATCGGCGGTTTCGCGATCGGCATGGCCTCGGTGATCGGCCCCGCCTACATCGCCGAGGTCTCGCCGCCCGCCTACCGCGGCCGGCTCGCCTCCTTCCAGCAGGGCGCCATCGTGCTCGGCATCGCCATCTCCCAGCTCGTCAACTACGGCATCCTGCAAGCCGCGAACGGCGACCAGCGCGGCCATCTGATCGGCCTGGAGGCATGGCAGGTCATGCTCGGCGTGATGGTCATCCCCGCGGTGATCTACGGGCTGCTCTCCTTCGCCATCCCCGAGTCCCCGCGCTTCCTGCTCGCCGTCGGCCGCGACAAGGAGGCCCGGTCGGTGCTCGCCGAGGTCGAGGCAAAGGGCACCGACCTCGACGCGCGCATGAACCAGATCCGCACCGCGATGCACCGAGAGCACAAGGCGAGCTTCCGCGACCTGCTCAGCTCCAAGCGCGGCCGGATGCCGAACTTCATGCCGATCGTCTGGATCGGCATCGGGCTGTCCGCGTTCCAGCAACTCGTCGGCATCAACGTGGCCTTCTACTACTCCGCCACGCTCTGGCAGTCCGTCGGCATCGACCCGACCAGCTCGTTCCTCTACTCCTTCACCACCTCGATCGTGAACATCATCGGCACGGTGATCGCCATGATCTTCGTGGACCGGATCGGCCGCCGCCCGCTCGCCCTGATCGGCTCCACCGGCATGACGATCGCGCTCGCGCTCGAAGCCTGGGCGTTCTCCTCCAAGCACGGCGCGACCCTCCCCAACGCCGAGGGCACCGTCGCCCTCGTCGCAGCCCACTGCTTCGTGCTCTTCTTCGCGCTGTCCTGGGGCGTGGTGGTCTGGGTCTTCCTCGGCGAGATGTTCCCGAACAAGATCCGCGCGGCCGCCCTCGGCGTCGCCGCCTCCGCGCAGTGGATCGCCAACTGGGCCATCACCGCGAGCTTCCCGAGCCTGGCGGACTGGAACCTGTCGGGCACGTACGTCATCTACACGTGCTTCGCGCTGGCCTCGATCCCCTTCGTGCTGCTCTTCGTGAAGGAGACCAAGGGCAAGTCCCTGGAGGAGATGGGCTGA